The following are encoded together in the Thalassomonas haliotis genome:
- a CDS encoding non-ribosomal peptide synthetase: MNLSVFLSELKVAGITVSSDGEKLNIKSSISPIPQDLLAQLKTNKQALLDFFNKLKKDEQKAANTLSPADKRRGVAISPLQQALWPIYQLQQATAYNIPLTLELQGQLDCRRLGEVLHGLYRKYDVLHGRFNQEDGKILFCSAYDPNWEMEILKVASTDVESWIEREKSRIFDLQQHSLFIARLLQTGEENFVLQLNFPHIIIDGWSISQLWQELVDVYQGQQPQESSFDFIDYLAGEKQQDHNPYWLERLKHYEPVNLHSIDPSNPEQHHVWSRQLEVQESHHLRELARQQGVSTYCAAFSTFAHVIGQFLGRKDLVISTPFSARNNSTLHNMLGYLVAMIPVRCALGDNDVAANLPQFQSQLHKDMAAAQVDLNHILPELGLTTESGRHPLQQLVFAWQDGLLDMASPQGISLNRRESQMTSAKFPLMLSMFESNGRFTMKWEFDPCLLSQSTIALLQQRFSDLLAAKGDISGITRDYPAAVAWPTEDLVSRLQAQVSLSPDQPALSGPGQSLTYRQLWQASDSVAAGLQAYGIKSGERVALHLPHGTDLAVAIIGIIKAGGVYVPLPDDLSPERMAAIITQTGMRYCLKPQSGNWLGLECLSKELYQADKQAVMTPVQLNPGHAAYINFSSGTTGEPKGIECLHQGVLRLVDNPDYVPLNPDTRMLCAAPATFDAFTLELWGPLLNGGQVCFMDQPRLDTRELTRMITKHRINTAWMTAALFHTLVDIELAAFNGLRYLLVGGDLVSPAHIHRLYRGINNIQVINGYGPTENTTFTCCFPIPLDWPAERALPVGYPISGTQVYILDADNRLQPHGCAGEIVAAGAGLAKGYLQAEQNLDRFIEVEVRDQPVRMYKTGDLGFIDAHGVVHFMGRSDKQVKINGFRVEPEAVSLCLGRETDVVRAETLAIGQGSSQQLVSFVQLSKDKPWQPERLKQALNKHLPAYMQPGLILELDKMPITVNGKLDSAALTAKFQAYMAKSQQLNRELSATEQAIADAWQDALGCGSCNASDNFYRLGGNSLLLLQAQAKLEQKLNRQISLETLIRHTDLTDLARALEQNPDSESSITPEHAPLPEVMALTTEQSRIWLLQQMNQDSAYNIPLFFHLPSGLSFTQIQEATTRLLLAHPILRMRFFKCDGIPQQTPAGIDVFPLLTESLTHAQLEQRLEQESTRRFDLAKNACFISLLQIDDGRQILVFNIHHICFDGESLAVLITALEQALQGRQLPLNQGFERFVQWHQGTEYQLKAKQDLDYWLTRLSQVTEATCLPSDLAASNSGAAAETRFAVNSAHFNQASAICQKLAISQYSYWFAVFTLVLGRLNDNRDVVVATPVANRIRPEHRQCIGFFANTLMLRQEWDESYSFADLLRLTHDNVSQGMCHQNAPLDEVLRQRLELGGQGKLALSDVLFSLLSPLRGETQAQIKVTGGKNAQAKYDFSLTIVADPVNPQFKVEYKSAKYSPELINSFIETMSVVLDQLGADIDMPLSQLQLCLAHEEAVVNAAPTPLLPATLRQQAELAPQASALAFAGQELNYQQLLEQARHLAAKLQANQVKPGDRVAVLMNRSLELPVTLLAIMLTGAAYVPLDPAYPSGRTRYVLEDAQPSLLLHDGKSNIAAVADQCPQLNIVDCINEKSSSPFIEPDISAEDLAYIIYTSGSTGQPKGVAIEHGAVAALLHWANKEYAREDFALVYAGTSVCFDLSVFEIFITWGMGGSLYFAPNTLALAQDAKHLPVTLINTVPSVLAEVLNRSQIPESVRVINLAGEALPPALVKTIAENTLSPKLYNLYGPSEDTTYSTYYQIDLNAPEQVLIGAPIDGTRGICVDSKGRAMPDHFAGELYLSGVGLAREYWCKQALTDEKFVVLDDGSRAFKTGDHVRKQSDGQYAYIGRLDNQVKLNGLRIEPGEIDDIIAQDPGVDAVCTLVHGEAAEARLVAFVTCSQQPLDKPALFAYLEEMLPYYMVPSSIQILDKMPLTPSGKQDQRALAALEIELEPTDKNAPQVLNATQADIAEIWQSLLDCGTCTSAAHFYRLGGNSLQLLTLGEKLEKHFQVSLPLDLLIRNATIAQQAKAIEQLIASGQHQAEHENKTQAQFAGLSAQQYRLWFKHHLQPTSAYNMPLYCDIPPAIDAASLSRALVTVMMRNRVLTTRIRAVESEPEVSFASLRTWQLPQQQLPESQLQQYLEQEAARQFDLSVGVCHFELLTTDGGRQILLFNIHHVAFDGFSLPIFFNELSLALKGVSTPEPVPYAAYSQWQAGREYLTQADETMNYWQQQLAGFEGCTALTGDLPGGQAQANSQYYTHPLAPQLSNSLKTLAKKCGVSEYSCWLALFIYTYSRVSQDKDVVVSMPAANRGKSSFLKTIGFFANLLPLRSQIDEQQSFTEYVIAVQALVDQGMSFQNLDIAELAERHGFQETSDIPFSKLAFSVNERMSLTLADEVTKLHSIALPHLKTEFHFFVALGQESVEWSINYDGNRFSPELIRSFTETMEVLLKQVLSQSKSRLENLSITALADKSTTARPDIRLHPLALMEKLVKEQPNNKALINKDKALDYHLLWQASAKISAGMKASGVNKGDRVAVLMSRSLDLPLTLLAAWRVGAIFIPLDPQYPQERINYIVSDAQPKLVIYDDESVDNIAQAALNSAISFNTLINTPLSGGAPEHTPALDDPAYMIYTSGSTGKPKGVLLNFTGLSQLHLWAKDTYHTDDYSFVFTSASVCFDASVLDIFITWGLGGCVYFAETPMELLDVSEHREISMVGMVPSVFAQLMTHADIQNRIRVLNLGGEVLPVSLAKKIMTSNPDLRLYNLYGPTENTIVSTFHQVDLARNERILIGQPVTGTEMMVMDASGRPLPPYFSGELYLTGDSLAVEYWNNPAMTSEKFIRTGPQAKRVYKTGDKVRRLADGQYEYLGRLDEQVKIRGLRIEIGEVEQVLSQHAAVLESCVVIHQGKNGETSLVAFYTTAEHKEVQQDIRRWMQAYLPPYMVPSFYTHLDQLPLNPAGKLDRGQLAKRELPVNRQSLEDKTSSHNFRLFLEQNLNGRELDMGLSPHDNGLSSLMIMSLTRKLNDHYKADLKFTDLYEIDSFQELALQLDISPTATQQLSASFAAQFERLCQQFQIPAAQAAVIEKNSVSLASFGVSEQAGHFSPHKKGYRIGCASKVLTSLLCLRLCEQKHFTLDSQVIDLIDTGTSEQRLQGIKIQHLLSHSHGLDVSVNFNHFQPQDPLAIAVTRLLPRATSIFPPGTMYGYSMFGHMLLAYICETVTKKPFMDLCHEYIFKPLDITLSCAEDGENPASVCPKKHMISGSTLTGDRYQALTDYASVQASAVLPSGTAAAYMSAADLARVGQSYLTLNRGGTGLLSDDTISQVFRARQKVENHPVYKEVGITFLKLENGLWGHLGDSEGQQMSIQIDPDAGKVLVVNAAANPSIPLIWAVVDEQFQTPAYPKSQEKPFRLCELPGQYSNASLTINVVQKQGKYQLSPHSLPGSFSGKAKNNYPLRALPGSEHLFELTEPDSLLRGNITFFGNSEGDFLRVGQNLFKKVSSHQ; encoded by the coding sequence TCTGGCCGGGGAAAAACAACAAGATCATAACCCATACTGGCTTGAGCGGTTAAAGCATTATGAACCGGTCAATTTACACAGCATTGACCCCAGCAACCCGGAGCAACACCATGTCTGGTCCCGACAGCTGGAAGTACAGGAAAGCCATCATTTACGGGAACTGGCCCGGCAACAGGGAGTGTCCACCTACTGCGCCGCCTTTTCAACCTTTGCCCATGTCATAGGACAATTTCTCGGACGTAAAGACCTGGTCATCAGCACCCCGTTCTCTGCCCGGAATAATTCAACACTGCATAATATGCTAGGTTATCTGGTTGCCATGATCCCGGTGCGCTGCGCCCTGGGAGATAATGATGTGGCTGCAAATCTGCCGCAATTCCAGTCACAACTGCATAAGGACATGGCTGCGGCCCAGGTAGATCTAAATCATATCTTACCCGAATTGGGCTTAACAACAGAATCGGGACGTCACCCCTTACAACAGTTGGTCTTTGCCTGGCAGGACGGTTTGCTGGATATGGCAAGCCCGCAAGGCATCAGCCTTAACAGGCGTGAAAGCCAAATGACATCGGCCAAGTTTCCTTTGATGTTATCCATGTTTGAAAGCAATGGCCGCTTTACCATGAAATGGGAATTCGACCCTTGCTTATTATCCCAGTCAACGATCGCTTTATTACAGCAACGTTTCAGCGACCTGCTCGCAGCCAAAGGAGACATATCCGGCATTACCCGGGACTATCCGGCAGCCGTCGCCTGGCCGACAGAAGATCTGGTATCGCGACTACAGGCGCAAGTCAGCCTTTCACCCGATCAGCCAGCGCTATCAGGCCCGGGACAAAGCCTGACTTACCGGCAATTGTGGCAAGCCAGTGATTCAGTAGCCGCAGGACTGCAGGCATACGGCATAAAAAGCGGTGAGCGGGTAGCCCTGCACTTACCCCACGGGACAGATCTCGCCGTTGCAATCATAGGCATAATAAAGGCCGGCGGCGTTTATGTGCCTTTACCCGATGATTTATCACCGGAAAGAATGGCAGCCATCATAACGCAAACCGGGATGCGCTACTGCCTCAAGCCCCAGTCCGGAAACTGGCTGGGGCTCGAATGCCTGTCAAAAGAGCTTTATCAAGCCGACAAGCAAGCCGTTATGACACCCGTGCAACTAAACCCGGGCCATGCCGCTTATATCAATTTCTCTTCAGGAACAACCGGTGAACCTAAAGGCATCGAATGCCTGCACCAGGGAGTGCTCCGCCTGGTCGACAACCCGGATTACGTGCCGCTAAACCCGGACACCCGGATGTTGTGTGCAGCACCGGCGACCTTTGACGCCTTTACCTTAGAGCTCTGGGGTCCCTTGCTCAATGGCGGGCAAGTGTGTTTTATGGACCAGCCGCGCCTGGATACCCGGGAACTAACCCGGATGATAACCAAGCACAGGATCAATACCGCCTGGATGACGGCGGCATTATTTCATACCCTGGTCGATATCGAGCTGGCAGCATTTAACGGCTTGCGCTATTTGCTGGTCGGCGGGGATCTGGTCTCACCGGCTCATATACACCGCCTCTACCGGGGCATAAACAATATCCAGGTTATTAACGGCTATGGCCCGACGGAAAACACCACCTTTACCTGTTGTTTCCCGATCCCCCTTGATTGGCCGGCAGAGCGTGCCTTACCTGTCGGTTACCCGATATCCGGCACCCAGGTATATATTCTTGATGCCGATAACCGGCTACAACCACACGGTTGTGCCGGGGAAATTGTCGCAGCAGGAGCCGGGCTGGCGAAAGGTTATCTGCAAGCGGAACAAAACCTTGACCGCTTTATTGAAGTAGAAGTCCGGGATCAGCCGGTGCGCATGTATAAAACCGGAGATCTCGGCTTTATCGATGCCCACGGGGTTGTTCACTTTATGGGCAGGAGCGACAAGCAAGTCAAAATAAACGGCTTTCGGGTCGAACCGGAAGCCGTCAGCCTTTGCCTTGGCCGGGAAACAGATGTGGTCAGAGCAGAAACCCTGGCGATAGGTCAAGGAAGCAGCCAGCAACTGGTTAGCTTTGTTCAGCTAAGCAAGGACAAACCCTGGCAGCCGGAGCGGCTAAAACAGGCCTTAAATAAACATTTGCCCGCCTATATGCAACCCGGCTTAATACTTGAGCTGGATAAAATGCCGATCACGGTTAACGGCAAACTCGACAGCGCCGCACTCACAGCCAAATTTCAGGCTTATATGGCTAAGTCCCAACAACTCAACCGGGAACTTTCCGCCACAGAGCAGGCCATCGCAGACGCCTGGCAAGATGCCCTGGGATGCGGTAGCTGTAATGCTTCCGACAATTTTTATCGTCTGGGAGGCAATTCGCTGCTGTTACTGCAGGCACAAGCTAAATTGGAACAAAAACTTAACCGGCAGATCTCCCTTGAAACCCTGATCCGGCATACAGATTTAACCGATCTTGCCCGTGCCCTGGAACAGAATCCTGATAGCGAGTCGTCCATAACCCCAGAGCATGCTCCTTTGCCGGAAGTCATGGCCTTAACTACAGAACAATCAAGGATCTGGCTGTTACAGCAGATGAATCAGGATTCGGCTTACAATATTCCGTTATTCTTTCATTTGCCAAGCGGACTTTCTTTTACACAGATACAAGAGGCCACCACTCGGCTGTTATTAGCCCATCCAATTTTACGGATGCGCTTTTTCAAGTGCGACGGTATTCCACAGCAAACTCCGGCCGGGATCGATGTATTCCCCTTACTCACCGAATCATTAACGCACGCTCAGCTGGAGCAGAGACTGGAACAAGAAAGTACTCGCCGGTTTGATTTAGCAAAAAACGCCTGTTTTATTTCATTGCTACAAATCGATGACGGCCGACAGATCCTGGTATTCAATATTCATCATATTTGTTTTGATGGTGAGTCTTTAGCTGTGCTGATAACGGCCCTGGAGCAAGCATTACAAGGGCGGCAATTACCTCTCAACCAGGGCTTTGAACGTTTTGTCCAGTGGCACCAGGGGACTGAATATCAGCTTAAAGCCAAACAAGACCTGGATTACTGGCTAACCCGATTGTCGCAGGTAACCGAAGCCACATGTTTACCCTCGGATCTGGCCGCCAGCAACAGCGGGGCAGCTGCAGAAACTCGTTTTGCCGTTAACAGCGCCCATTTCAACCAAGCCAGCGCCATTTGTCAAAAACTGGCAATCAGCCAATACAGCTACTGGTTTGCCGTATTCACCCTGGTGCTGGGTCGGCTGAACGATAACCGGGATGTAGTGGTAGCGACTCCGGTTGCCAACCGAATTCGCCCGGAGCACAGGCAGTGCATAGGCTTTTTTGCCAATACCCTGATGCTGAGACAAGAATGGGACGAATCATATAGCTTTGCTGACTTGTTACGCCTAACCCATGACAATGTATCCCAGGGCATGTGCCATCAAAATGCCCCCCTGGATGAAGTCCTCAGGCAACGGCTTGAATTGGGGGGGCAGGGGAAACTGGCGCTCTCCGATGTCCTGTTTTCACTGTTATCTCCCTTACGGGGCGAAACACAGGCACAGATAAAAGTTACCGGCGGTAAGAATGCCCAAGCCAAATATGACTTCAGCCTGACTATAGTTGCAGACCCCGTAAACCCGCAGTTTAAAGTGGAATACAAATCGGCCAAATACAGCCCGGAACTGATCAATTCATTTATAGAAACCATGTCTGTGGTGCTCGACCAGCTAGGTGCAGATATCGACATGCCCCTGAGTCAACTGCAACTGTGCCTGGCGCACGAGGAAGCAGTTGTTAATGCTGCTCCGACCCCGCTATTGCCGGCCACCCTCCGCCAACAGGCGGAGTTGGCTCCGCAAGCAAGCGCATTGGCGTTTGCCGGACAAGAGCTGAACTACCAACAATTACTGGAGCAGGCCCGGCACCTGGCGGCCAAACTGCAGGCTAACCAGGTAAAACCCGGCGACAGGGTTGCCGTCTTGATGAACCGCAGCCTGGAGTTACCGGTCACTTTACTGGCGATCATGCTCACCGGCGCCGCTTATGTACCGCTGGATCCCGCCTACCCGTCGGGCCGTACCCGCTATGTGCTTGAAGACGCACAGCCCAGCCTCTTGCTCCATGACGGCAAGAGCAATATCGCAGCGGTTGCCGATCAATGTCCACAGCTGAATATTGTTGACTGCATCAACGAAAAAAGCAGCAGCCCTTTTATTGAACCGGATATCAGCGCAGAAGATCTGGCTTATATTATTTATACTTCCGGTTCTACCGGCCAGCCCAAAGGGGTTGCGATAGAACATGGTGCCGTGGCAGCCTTATTGCACTGGGCTAACAAGGAATATGCCCGGGAAGACTTTGCCCTGGTCTATGCCGGCACCTCAGTATGCTTTGACTTGTCCGTGTTTGAAATATTTATCACCTGGGGCATGGGGGGCAGCCTTTATTTTGCCCCGAACACACTTGCCCTGGCTCAAGATGCCAAACATTTACCCGTAACCCTGATCAACACCGTACCTTCGGTACTGGCGGAAGTCCTGAACCGGAGTCAAATCCCGGAAAGCGTCAGGGTGATCAACCTGGCGGGGGAAGCCCTGCCGCCGGCCCTGGTTAAGACCATAGCCGAAAATACGCTAAGCCCCAAGCTCTATAACTTGTACGGGCCTTCTGAAGATACCACTTACTCCACTTATTATCAGATCGATCTCAATGCGCCCGAACAAGTACTTATTGGCGCCCCGATTGACGGCACCCGCGGGATTTGTGTCGACAGTAAGGGCCGTGCCATGCCGGATCACTTTGCCGGTGAACTGTATTTATCCGGAGTCGGACTGGCCCGGGAATATTGGTGTAAACAGGCATTGACCGATGAGAAGTTTGTTGTCCTTGATGACGGCAGTCGGGCATTTAAAACCGGCGATCATGTCCGTAAGCAGTCGGATGGTCAGTATGCCTATATCGGCAGGCTGGATAACCAGGTAAAACTCAATGGATTGCGTATCGAACCAGGTGAAATTGATGACATCATTGCCCAGGACCCGGGAGTCGACGCCGTCTGCACCCTGGTTCACGGTGAAGCTGCCGAAGCCAGGCTGGTTGCCTTTGTCACCTGTTCGCAACAACCGCTCGACAAACCGGCCCTGTTTGCATACCTGGAGGAAATGCTGCCGTATTACATGGTTCCCTCAAGCATCCAGATATTGGACAAGATGCCGTTAACCCCCTCAGGAAAACAAGATCAACGCGCCCTGGCCGCGCTTGAGATAGAGCTTGAGCCCACAGACAAAAATGCCCCCCAAGTGCTTAACGCCACCCAGGCCGATATTGCCGAAATCTGGCAATCCCTGCTCGATTGCGGCACCTGCACTTCGGCCGCACATTTCTATCGTTTGGGCGGCAACTCATTGCAGTTGCTCACCTTAGGCGAGAAACTGGAAAAACACTTCCAAGTCAGCCTGCCACTTGATTTGCTGATCCGCAATGCCACCATAGCGCAACAAGCTAAAGCCATTGAACAGCTTATCGCCAGCGGACAACACCAAGCCGAGCACGAGAATAAAACCCAGGCACAATTTGCAGGCTTATCTGCACAGCAATACCGTTTGTGGTTCAAACATCACCTGCAGCCGACATCCGCATATAACATGCCCTTATACTGCGATATTCCGCCGGCAATAGATGCGGCATCCTTAAGCCGGGCGCTTGTTACCGTGATGATGCGAAACCGGGTCTTAACCACGCGCATCCGCGCCGTGGAGAGTGAACCCGAGGTCAGCTTCGCCTCTTTGCGAACCTGGCAACTGCCACAACAACAACTTCCAGAAAGCCAGCTGCAGCAGTACCTGGAGCAGGAAGCGGCCCGTCAGTTCGATCTCTCTGTTGGGGTATGTCACTTTGAATTGCTCACCACCGACGGCGGCCGGCAAATCCTCTTATTTAATATTCACCATGTCGCTTTTGATGGTTTTTCACTGCCGATATTTTTCAATGAATTGTCTTTGGCATTAAAGGGAGTATCGACGCCTGAACCGGTGCCATATGCCGCCTACAGCCAATGGCAGGCAGGCAGGGAATATTTAACACAGGCCGATGAGACCATGAACTACTGGCAGCAACAACTTGCCGGCTTCGAAGGCTGTACCGCCCTCACCGGTGATTTACCGGGCGGCCAGGCGCAAGCTAACAGCCAGTATTACACTCATCCGCTAGCTCCCCAGCTGAGCAACTCGTTGAAAACCTTGGCCAAAAAATGCGGGGTTTCCGAGTACAGCTGCTGGTTAGCCTTGTTTATCTATACCTACTCCAGGGTCAGCCAGGACAAAGATGTCGTGGTATCTATGCCGGCAGCCAACCGTGGCAAAAGCAGTTTCTTAAAAACCATCGGCTTTTTTGCCAATCTCCTGCCGCTGCGCAGCCAAATCGATGAACAGCAGTCGTTCACCGAATATGTTATTGCAGTGCAGGCATTGGTAGATCAGGGAATGAGCTTTCAAAACCTTGATATCGCAGAACTGGCAGAAAGACATGGTTTCCAGGAAACATCCGATATACCTTTTAGCAAGCTGGCTTTCAGTGTCAATGAACGCATGTCCCTGACCCTGGCCGATGAAGTTACCAAGTTGCACAGTATTGCGCTGCCCCACCTGAAAACGGAATTTCATTTCTTTGTCGCCCTGGGACAGGAAAGTGTTGAGTGGAGTATCAATTATGACGGCAACCGGTTTTCACCTGAGCTGATCCGCTCCTTCACCGAAACCATGGAAGTTTTGCTTAAGCAAGTACTCAGCCAGAGTAAAAGCCGGCTGGAAAACTTATCGATCACGGCTTTAGCCGATAAAAGCACGACCGCCAGACCCGATATACGCTTGCACCCGCTGGCGCTGATGGAAAAACTGGTTAAGGAACAGCCAAATAACAAAGCGCTGATCAATAAAGACAAAGCGCTCGATTATCACTTATTGTGGCAGGCATCCGCCAAAATTTCCGCCGGCATGAAAGCATCCGGGGTTAACAAAGGCGATCGGGTTGCGGTCTTAATGTCGAGAAGTCTTGATTTACCCCTGACCCTACTGGCAGCCTGGCGTGTCGGTGCGATATTTATTCCCCTGGATCCGCAATATCCCCAGGAACGCATTAACTATATCGTATCGGACGCTCAACCCAAGCTGGTAATATATGACGACGAATCTGTCGACAATATCGCCCAAGCGGCACTTAACTCGGCCATCAGTTTTAACACCCTGATAAACACGCCTCTTTCCGGCGGTGCTCCTGAACACACCCCGGCGCTGGATGATCCCGCCTACATGATTTATACCTCGGGCTCCACGGGAAAACCCAAAGGCGTACTGCTTAATTTTACCGGCCTGAGCCAGCTGCACCTGTGGGCAAAAGACACCTATCACACCGATGATTATTCTTTTGTCTTTACCTCGGCATCCGTGTGTTTTGATGCCTCAGTGCTGGATATTTTTATCACCTGGGGACTTGGCGGCTGTGTCTACTTTGCCGAAACCCCGATGGAGCTGCTTGATGTCAGCGAACACCGGGAGATCAGCATGGTGGGTATGGTGCCTTCTGTGTTTGCACAATTGATGACACATGCTGATATTCAAAATCGCATCCGGGTACTGAACCTGGGGGGCGAAGTCCTGCCTGTTTCACTGGCGAAAAAAATCATGACTTCCAATCCGGATTTACGCCTGTATAACCTGTACGGACCGACCGAAAACACCATAGTATCGACCTTTCATCAGGTGGATCTGGCCCGCAATGAACGTATCCTGATAGGTCAGCCGGTAACCGGCACAGAAATGATGGTGATGGATGCCAGTGGCAGACCCTTACCCCCTTATTTTTCCGGGGAGCTTTATCTGACAGGCGACAGCCTGGCCGTCGAATATTGGAACAATCCGGCAATGACGTCGGAAAAATTCATCCGCACAGGACCACAGGCGAAACGTGTCTATAAAACCGGCGACAAGGTCCGGCGTTTAGCCGATGGCCAATATGAATATTTAGGCCGCCTGGACGAACAGGTGAAAATCCGGGGCTTGAGAATAGAAATTGGCGAAGTAGAACAAGTCCTCAGCCAGCATGCGGCGGTGCTCGAATCCTGCGTTGTGATCCACCAGGGGAAGAACGGTGAAACCAGCCTGGTAGCCTTTTATACAACGGCAGAACACAAAGAAGTTCAGCAGGATATCCGCCGCTGGATGCAGGCTTACCTGCCGCCTTATATGGTGCCTTCATTTTACACGCACCTGGACCAGCTCCCGCTCAACCCGGCAGGAAAGCTGGACCGCGGCCAATTGGCCAAGCGTGAATTGCCGGTAAACCGCCAGAGCCTTGAGGATAAAACATCCAGCCATAACTTCAGGTTGTTCCTGGAACAGAACCTCAACGGACGCGAACTGGATATGGGCTTATCACCGCATGATAATGGTTTAAGTTCATTAATGATCATGTCGCTGACCAGAAAGCTCAATGATCACTATAAAGCAGATCTAAAATTTACCGATCTGTATGAAATCGACAGTTTCCAGGAATTGGCGCTCCAGCTGGATATTTCACCAACGGCAACACAGCAGCTCTCTGCGTCTTTCGCAGCGCAGTTTGAACGTTTATGTCAGCAGTTCCAAATTCCGGCAGCCCAGGCAGCGGTGATCGAAAAGAATTCAGTGAGCCTGGCCAGTTTCGGCGTCAGCGAACAAGCCGGTCATTTCTCGCCCCATAAAAAAGGCTACCGAATAGGTTGTGCCAGTAAAGTCCTGACCTCTTTGTTATGCCTTCGTTTATGCGAACAAAAGCATTTTACCTTAGACAGCCAGGTCATTGATCTGATCGATACCGGTACGAGCGAACAACGATTACAAGGTATTAAGATCCAACACTTGCTTTCCCACAGCCACGGCCTGGATGTTTCGGTGAACTTCAACCATTTTCAACCGCAAGATCCCCTGGCAATCGCCGTCACCCGCTTGTTACCCCGCGCAACGTCGATTTTCCCCCCGGGCACTATGTACGGCTACAGTATGTTTGGCCATATGCTGCTGGCATATATCTGTGAAACCGTGACGAAAAAGCCGTTTATGGACTTATGCCACGAATATATTTTCAAACCGCTGGATATCACCCTGTCATGCGCCGAAGACGGCGAAAATCCGGCAAGTGTTTGCCCGAAAAAACATATGATCTCAGGGTCAACACTGACCGGCGACCGCTACCAGGCGCTGACCGACTATGCTTCTGTCCAGGCTAGTGCGGTATTGCCGTCCGGCACTGCGGCAGCCTATATGTCCGCCGCGGACCTGGCCCGGGTAGGGCAAAGTTATTTAACACTTAACCGGGGCGGCACCGGGCTGTTATCTGATGACACCATAAGCCAGGTATTCCGTGCCCGGCAAAAAGTTGAAAACCATCCCGTCTATAAAGAGGTCGGCATCACCTTTCTCAAGCTGGAAAACGGCTTATGGGGACATTTAGGGGACAGTGAAGGCCAGCAAATGAGCATACAAATAGATCCCGATGCCGGAAAGGTCCTGGTGGTTAATGCCGCAGCCAATCCCTCCATCCCACTGATTTGGGCTGTGGTTGACGAGCAATTTCAGACACCGGCTTACCCTAAATCTCAGGAAAAACCCTTCAGGCTCTGCGAATTACCGGGGCAATACAGTAATGCGTCTTTGACGATCAATGTGGTGCAGAAGCAAGGCAAATACCAGCTTAGCCCCCACTCATTACCTGGCAGCTTTTCCGGTAAGGCCAAAAACAACTACCCGTTAAGGGCGCTTCCCGGCAGCGAGCACTTGTTTGAATTAACCGAGCCCGACAGCCTGTTACGGGGCAACATCACCTTCTTTGGGAATAGTGAAGGTGATTTTCTCCGGGTGGGGCAAAACCTGTTCAAAAAAGTCAGCAGCCACCAATGA
- a CDS encoding threonine ammonia-lyase codes for MQLINSQSLLDARKNVGQYLKDTPLVPSAVINGRQIWLKLETLQPTGSFKVRGVVNVLSGLKAGDAVIANSAGNHGLALAYMGKKMGIHVTIVLSSAASPHKIEKIRQIVDEVIIHGDCYDDAEAFAPEYARQQGALYISPYNDLNLIAGQSSLASELLEQHGEDVSVVSPLGGGGLASGIFSVLQAQGKGELFCVESAKSNPMTVAMDRGGIVQIDIGATIAEGLAGNIETGSVTYDILAKNPNAMVNVTDEEICTALRFLCDEHGLLCEPAGAVSLAAILADKIPSSSQHLVAVISGRNVSQSDWQNFIGNKD; via the coding sequence ATGCAACTTATTAATTCCCAATCTCTGCTGGATGCGAGAAAAAACGTCGGCCAGTATCTGAAAGATACGCCCCTGGTGCCGTCGGCTGTGATTAACGGCAGACAAATATGGCTGAAACTGGAAACACTTCAGCCCACAGGTTCATTTAAAGTTCGCGGCGTAGTGAATGTCTTATCCGGACTGAAAGCCGGCGATGCCGTTATCGCAAACTCGGCCGGCAACCATGGCCTGGCGCTGGCTTATATGGGGAAGAAGATGGGCATCCATGTGACCATAGTGTTATCAAGTGCGGCATCCCCCCACAAAATAGAAAAAATTAGACAAATTGTCGACGAGGTGATTATTCATGGCGATTGCTACGATGACGCCGAAGCTTTTGCCCCTGAATATGCCCGGCAACAGGGAGCCCTGTATATCTCTCCCTACAACGACTTAAACTTAATTGCCGGTCAGTCATCCCTGGCCAGCGAATTGCTCGAACAGCATGGCGAAGACGTTTCAGTGGTTTCACCTTTAGGGGGAGGCGGCCTGGCATCCGGTATTTTCAGTGTGCTGCAAGCGCAGGGAAAAGGCGAGCTGTTTTGCGTCGAATCCGCCAAGTCCAACCCAATGACAGTGGCGATGGACCGTGGCGGTATCGTTCAGATCGACATAGGCGCCACCATAGCAGAAGGACTCGCCGGGAATATCGAAACCGGCAGCGTGACATACGATATTCTTGCTAAAAACCCCAATGCCATGGTGAATGTGACCGATGAAGAAATTTGTACGGCACTGCGCTTTTTATGCGACGAACACGGCCTCCTGTGCGAACCCGCCGGAGCCGTTTCCCTGGCAGCAATTTTAGCCGACAAGATCCCGTCCAGCTCACAACACTTGGTTGCCGTAATTTCCGGCAGAAACGTATCGCAAAGCGACTGGCAAAACTTTATTGGCAATAAGGATTAA